Below is a window of Gossypium hirsutum isolate 1008001.06 chromosome A12, Gossypium_hirsutum_v2.1, whole genome shotgun sequence DNA.
caattatatacataaaacttaaattgtgATTTTTATCTATACATGAAAcgttaattttgattcaatcgtgcacatttaaagaaatgaatacatacatttattttcatattagattaatataattgtttgtgtatgtaatatatcAATGTAAAATTGTACTAATTCGATAATGTTGTTAGTGATTTGtgaatttttaatcaaattaaaatttcatgtataaaattgtatcaaatcaaaattcatgtataattttaatatttatccctaaTTTTATTCACCATTTAATAAATTACTTTTTTCCAATTCAATAAAAGAATTTAACAAaagttttcttttataaatatcaCATTAATTAATCTCGAATATGATTAACAATTtacaatttacaattttttttgtaattttaattttatataaatttacaatttacaatttacaattttttttgtaattttaattttatatgaaaaactatgaatatcaattttaatttaaaattttcattttctctatAAAGAATGGATTTGATAGAATATAATTAGATAATGACgcaataataataatcaatataaatttactttttctcttttttatgtaaattaattTCTAATGTCACATATCaatatatgattttaattattttttaaatattgcatttttaattacttagaataatatttcttatttaaattattaaatataattaaaatatatttatttaaaaattcaaatcttaataaagcatttttaacatatttaatacacaatataattttactttatgtAATTAACGCAAAGTAATATTATACAAAATAATAgccaattaacataattaatatataacaatcattttaataattcaaatataatgtTAATAAAAAGTTTCTCAAACTTTTataaaaactatgaaaaaaataatatattataaattaaactcttcacaattaaattttttttattttttcttaataatCTATAAATTCATCATAACaatttgtatataatatataattaatataaatataaagttactcattatataaataattaaaacaaaagtaatataatctttttttttgtttaatgtaaattttaatataaaataaaataaaataatttttattatataaattcatttattatataatttttattatataaaattgttatattttatagttgattgagtcttaatttaatTGGCATCAACAAGAAAATGTGATTCGAGTGCACTGAAgcgcattattattttatttaagggttgagaggggttataaatagttttaagtattgtataaaaaaaattatttataagtaTGGTCAATTTTTTATCAAgtaaaaattttcaaccaattatttaactttttttgtaaaattaaaattcttttttttataaaattgataaatcttataaacaaaaaaaatatttaaaatgaaaaagtcaATAATATAATGAATAGCAATAACTATATTGGTTAGCTCAAAAGTTTTTCtcattgttttcaaaattaaaccgAACCAATCGAGGTGAGGTTTAGAGAAGTTGAACCGATTAATCTATCAATCAATATGAACGGGTTGAGTCAAGCTAAAAGCTTTGAATCAACTGTTGAAtcgattttttaatatatattttaatttttatgaatattttaatatgtatttgatCGAATCGATCAAAACAAGAATTGATGACATGATTAGTTCGACCACCAATTtaatttgaaaactttgattttTCTAAACTCGTGATTTTATATAGATAATATTTGAATGCAGAATTGATaaattgttatattattttgatttatttatctaattatattaaatcattttaaatataatatgcaaccaaaacatgcattaCACTATGTATGTACCCAACAAACACAAAATGGTTATACTCACTAAAACCtaaatttttctcattttatttcaaataacaTCATACCACATAACATTTAATCCAAATTGGCCAAATGAAAATaactttctattttaaaaaagttaaattggGGAGATATTAATGCCTTTTATCTGAAGCTTGGGATTAAGGAGCAAGTCGACACTTTTTTCTTCTACTTTCACATATCCCATATACAATTATTCGATAACATATTTGTTTATACAGTTTTGCAATGCATTCTACATTCTTCCAACTTAGAATAAtagtttttaagtatttattttaaaataaaaacacatttattaaagatttgactaataaaataatattagaatatttatctgcaattttttgttgtttgaatGCAAGTTCTTTAAATCGGAAACTAATTGAGATATccgtttggaaaaaaaattaactcaagaATTGCTACAAATATATTGAATCGGgtgattaaatttttatgaattttataataatttatttattttaaccgAATAGATTAATTGAAGTGATGAACTGTTAGATTATTTATTCTAACCGGATAGATTAATTGAATTAATGGACTGTTAGAATCTATCTTTTTGCCAAAAGGCTAACTATATTACTTGTCGATCAAGTTTATTGatgaaaaatttaagaatttattgtTCCCTTCTCGTTTGATGATTGTACCATAATCTGctgaagaaaaaaataatttcaaattaaaagaTGCTATAAATAAATATGCAGTGTCTATATAGAGAGAAATATCGTTATAattttgtaattatatttttattgttacataACTTATTCCTTTTCGATTGAATTTGGATTATTAACATGTAAATTCAATATTCATGCTTTGCATCCCATCTTGTAAGTAAACTTATGGAATacaatttgaagaaaaatctctAATTTTAATGCACAAACATGGTGAAAGATTTGGCTAAAGAAAAAAGGCACCAAAAATCCAAACCCAATCTATTCAAATTGCAATAAGAAGACGTGATTAATTACTTccgatttttcatttttcttaaaatattcgtATCGATACATATTCGGATGTAGGTGAAGAAAATTAACACTTGTAAGAACTTTTGAAAATGACAATATCAAACATATATTGATATGGGATAGTGTCAGGTTCCATGTAAGTTGTAACATATCATTATCACCAAACAGAATTGATGAAACTTCAAGGAAGAACCAACTATGAACGTGACAAAGAATTGTAGCTTCTTTACATTGTATTTCGGGTGACTTTTGCTTGTGCAGATAAGCATTTATATAGTTTTAGGTAACTTTGGAATTATACCCTCAacagaagaaaaaccatataTTTGGATAAAGTATAGGATATGATCCTCCAAAATCTGGAACCAACTCGACAAAAGTTGAATGATACATACCCGAGTCAGAGCATGGTCATGTCTGAAACTCATCACCAACGTAGGACTAATTTGATAATCAAGATTTGAACAACAAATCcgaacaatttcactcaattcaaTGCTTGATCTTACAGAACATAATATGGTCCAGCACAATTTTAACCAGATCGGGATGCAGTCTATTTTCTTTGAATGTAATCCGAAAGCTAACAACTTTTCATTGCTGAAATCTATACAAGAAAGTGAAGAACATCGACACAATCCGTAGCTTCGGACCCTCGCAGCATAACCAGCTGCAACAAACAATAAACTACTGCATAATTACATCGCACTTAAGAAACACATAGATATACACTACTACAACCTAATTTCTACCTTGGTATATTTGGCTACTTCATACTGCCGTATCATCCTTCCCCGAACCTTTTATCATGAAAATTGCATACATCTTTCCTCAGGTTAACCATCAAATAGTGTTTCTGTTCGAACACAGCATGGAAGGGTTAGCAGTCATGACTGGTATCACAGAAAAGAATAAAAGTACACCGCCAATGTTAGGAGAGCTAAATTCTCATGCTTTTTTTGAGCGATAAGCATGAACTCGATATGGAAACTGAACTGCAATTAGGTTGAAAAACTAGTGGCAATAAACACAGAaactaaatcaaaatcaaaatctgtGACAAATGCATGATGCACATTCATTACATAGGATTAGACTTTTGCTGAACTGTCTTAGAATGGTGAACCACAGCCAATTGTATCTGGATTTGAGCTGGAAGAAACAAAGCCACAGATGGTGTccagaaaataaatatatacagtTCTGTTGAAACTAAGCTCAAAGAAGGCATCAAGGAAAAGTAATTAAAGTAGGTATGCATGAGGAATAGCTATGTTATTCAAACTCGAGTGTTGAGTGTGAGTGTAAGATACGGGTATTTTcacttttttaaaagttattcCGTATATTCAGAGAGTCCTTAACCCCATACCATGTCTGGATATATGTCGGACATgagtatttcaagaaaaatgaagagttggaaCAACACAGCAGGATAGTGTAATGACAGAGAAAACATATAAAACATCAACTGAGGATTAAAAAAAATGACAGCAAAAACATTAGCACTAGCTGTATTTACATTCATGTAGGACATTGGAAAAACAGCATGCATGAACTGCAAAAACAGAGAAAGAGATACAAGAAAGTACAAACCTCTGACTAAGTCTCAAATTAATGGATATCAACAATCCTCACCACAGCCAACCCCTATGATTCCCGGAGATGTCTAACAACAGCCATTGAATTTCTGGCCTCTTTTTGAATCTTGACAAAAAAAGAAGGTAAATGATACCTAAGTCAACTACATTACTCAGTATACAAAGGATCAAGAACCGTAACAGTATTACCTGTGCCTCCAACTCAGCTATTCTCTGTAAAGATACTTGTTCAATACACACACGGCGCTTGCACTCTTCTTCAAGCAAGCCTGTCATCTGGTACCTCAGCTCAGCCATTTCTTGTGCTAGATCCTCAGCTTCTTCCTTTGCTTTTAAGTTTTGCTCTCTCAGTTCTTCCTAGTAACCATTTTAAAGATCAGGAATATAGCGGACTAAATTCATAATTCACCTCGCTGGGCTAGCATAATATCATAAAAGGTAAATATATTTTCTCTAAATGACAATTTTTACCTTAAGTTGCTTCACTAAGAGTTCATATTCATTTATCTGATCCGACATGCTTTTGACCTGCTCCTTTGAGTTGGAATCAGATTCCAGCACTAAGGCCACGTCTGAAAGGAGCGCACCAAAGAGTCCTTTGCAGCCGCTTCAACAGTATTAAGAgaacattcataaaaaattatcaGATACTTGATAGGTACCAAACAGTAAAATACAGAAAATTATTTGCATGTTATCACCTATCAATTTTACGAGACAAAACTGAAAAAGGAGTTCCATACAAAGAACTGCTTCAGCAAGATCCGAACCCACCTCAACAAGATTATATTCATCAGTCTATCAATTAAATATTGCTAAATAATTTAAGACAAAGGTGTATTTAACCTGTTCAAGGGTTGCATAAAAGCTTTAGCTCCCCACATTATCAGACAGTCAAACAATCTAATTGATCagaataaatataacaaatttgAGGTTGCAACCAACCTTGTATCTTTTGATATTGTGATAATGCTTTCTGGTTCACCAAAGACAGAGTCCGTATCAAGTTGCGATCTGTCCTTGCTTTTCAGCCATTGCTTGATGTTTTGACAGAATATCTTAGCATTTTTTTCAGATGCAATGAGCTTTCCTCTTAGcgctttattttctttctctaatgCTTCGATAATTTCATGTGCATTCTGAAGCTGGACCTTGAGCTCttcaattaaaacattcatttggGAATTTTCTTGAGCATTTTCTTCCTCGGACTTCTTGGCTTCAAGAGACATTTGCTCCAATGCTGTTATATCAAGCTTCAAGCTCTCTATTTCACACTGGGACTCCAGTGCCATAGATGAAACTGACTCCTCCAATTTCTCTATGCACAAAGCTGATTGTCGCAGCTCTTCTTCTTTGTTCTCCATTTCCTGCATTAGTAACAACCGCTCAGAGTTTGAACAGTTCAACTCCCCTATCAAATGATCAATTTTCTCCCGTAAATCTTCCATGTCTGCTAACTTGATCTCAAGGTTGTGCACATGGTCATTTAGAAATTTGACCTCTTCATTCCTTGCACTTAGTTGATCCTGCAGGTAATCTGAAGAATGCGATCACAATATTAAGATTGAAGTAACAGTACACAAGTCCTGTAAGCAGGCAGAAAATGATATCCAACTCCTGTTTTTCTTTTTCAGGGTTTTCGTTGAGGGAACAGAtagtttctaatgtatgtttagaGGGTATGAGAAATGCTCCAACCGCTAGGTCCTTCCAACTGGGTAAGGAGAACAGTGCCACTATGGATATAGACTTAGTATTCAATGCATGGTCCAATGATCCTAGGGGAACTGATTCTAATACCATATATAATGATGCCCAAGTGTGTAAGGATGAACAACTGGGGATATTAAGCATCCAATACGAATCAATTAGGAATAAATGGAGAGACCCAGTTTGAATATAAGACCACAAAAAATCTGAGAGTTAACAAATGGGGATGAAACTACTTTTAACACTCCCGCTCTCAAGTAGCCCAACATATAATGCTAGGACTAAAAGGCTAAAGAAACCCAGTACAAGACATGCCACTCATTGCATATTTTAAAGAACAAAGAACAATGGATAACATACAAGCACCACAACTATGTAGCAAGAGAGTTATTAAGAGATGCCAATGAGCTACATTGATGTCGCAAGACCAGTAGGTAAGATACAATAAGCAACACACAATTAACTCCCACAGCAATAtttcaaaggaaaaaaagaaCCATTACCTATTTCTTGAGAGCAATTTTTTAGCTCTCTTTCCAATTTTTGAATATGTTTTTTGTCTTGGGTACAAGCTTCTGATAGTGACTTCACATGCAGTTCTAGTCCCTGTAGTGAACCAAATTATAATCAgacaataataaaaattgaaacatcTAAACCTCAATTTCTACCCTTTTTGTTTGGAATTATTGAAGCATTCACAGGTGTGTAATCCCCTTATATTTCTCAACTACGGTAAATTCAATCACCAAGTAAAAGAATGCAGACCTTCACTAACGCAAGGCTAATAAATTCACGGTGTTTGTTTATTAAATTCATAGAAGAAGGTCAGTgacaaaaatgaatgaaaaattaacTGGCCCTTCAAGTTACTTTAGCAGCTGGCTATCTCAAGTCAAAATTTGATCATGCCACAAAACAAGGTGGAAAATCTAAATAGAATAACAAATATTAATGATGAAAGAATGTTATTGCTAAAAGCCCTTTATAGATGGCAATGGCAGACTTCAGCATTCTCAGCTGCAAGAAGAAAACATATTATCATTGGCAACTTGAAATGCCAATACAGGAAAAACATTATATGCTTCATAGATGCTTATcccaagatttagttcttctgaaaattaatataaagatGATGAAAGTTTCATATAGCATGTTCCAGATGAAAGGATTATCAAGGGATAGAAAAATTACCCTGATCAGTTCAAAGCCCTGAGGTTGTGATTCTTTCAACATCTCTTTTTCTTTCCGTAGCTGCATCGACAAAGAAAAGTAGATAAATAAGATTTCAGCACAAACAGATTAAATTCATGATTGATAACAAACTACCATCACCATAAGTACCTATGTTACTAAGACTCGTTATGTTCACTCTTTCTAAGTTTTTCCACATAATTCAACAGTCTGTAGAGGGTCATACTCATATCCTCATATCTATATTTGGGTATGTGTCGGCAATGAGTACTTCAAGCAAAATGAAAACTCAGAGCAACACAGATAAGAACAAATAAAGTGAACGGATGGATAAATATAACACCAAACGAATGAAACAACCTTCAAAAGCATAAATATTTGAAGGATACAACcatctttttttttatgtatttccaAGTATTTGGAGGTTACTGGAAGGTCATACTCATATCCCCGTATCCATGTTTGAATATGTGTTGGGCATGGTACTTCAAGCAAAAGGAAGCTTTGGACCAACATATATAAGAACAAATAAAGTGAATGGCTGGATAAATATAACACCAAACAACCTTCAAAAGCTCAAATATTTAAAGGGTAAAACCATTTTTTCCCATCAAATAACAGTAAGAAACTGAAGCTTCTAATCTAAAAACCTGAAACAAAAGCAAAAGAGGTGCAAGCCACTAATCTAAGCAATTCAACTAGAGGCTGACTATGAAAGAAACAATaggaaattcataaaaattataaaacaactTACATAAATGTTATAAGAAAAGGGCAATTCAAGAACCTTGAGACTTAAAAAGACAATGTTTCTTAGTTATTACAAAAAGACAAAGATTCTACCTCTCTGCATCTTGTTTCGATCTCCAAGAGTTCCTCAACATCAATGGAGTTTTCTCCATCTCCCCTTGAGCTACTTGACATATCCTCCAATTTTTCTTACAACCCAAGTATAAAAATTAgctggaaaaaaagaaaaaaaaaaccacaacTCATCAGGGCATAGATAAGTAAAACAGGAAGCTTTTACAATAGAAACGttagaaacttaaaaaaaaaaaagtaaatgaaatttatcatttaaaacaAACTATAAACACCCAAAAACTAGGACATTTTTTTTCTcgtgatttatatatataaataaatactagAAACAGCAGAACCCACtttgatttgatgaatttggAACCAAATATCAACCATAGAAGGCCTAAAGAAATCGCCCCAAAAAAATAAGTAGAAAAAATGAGAGACAACTTTACATACAATGTAACATATATGGTAAAACAATTACGAATTGGGAAAGCTTTCACCTTCTGGAAAAGAGAGAACAGAATCAAAGTTTTCTGGTTTCTGCAAGGTTCAAAAAACCGGCGATTTAATCGAAAAATAGTTTGAATGTTCTTTTTTTGCTCGAATAATTTGAATGATTTAGAACATACAAAAACATCAacatgacataataatccttgaTTCCCACACCATTATTGGTCGGCTCAGCTACTTGggaattattatatgaatttaaataattggaAAGTAATGTGGGTTGGGTCGGGTCGGGATCAATAATTAGCGGGTAACTTCTTGATTTTCAcaaaccctaattttcaaaagaaattggCCCAAAAACATTACAATGCAAATTGTACTAAAAAGTTTTACCCTGTCTTTTGGGTACTCGAGTGACCAAATTAGATTTTAATGGGCCATAAGCATTTAAGATTTTATCAACGACTGTCTTAATTTATACCAAATTGAAAATACTAGaggtgaaaaaaaatatatttataaaattatcaaaaaactcatttattattttgataaatctaaaaaaataaatataattaatgaaaatcataagatatcttaattttttttgcacAAAAGATATCTTAATTTTTACTATctcaacttttaaaatttcaaacaaaaccatatttatttttaatatcaatttttataaacTTGTTAcaaaaaatttctatcaaatttttataaatttgttaaagAAAATTTCACTCAAATCGTGAGCATGCTAATatcaatttaacttttttatatgaaattagttcattgtttttaatatattaaaatttattaaaatactattaattattgaatttaatataaaaatgaagAATTTATCCATTTGACTCTTAAGTAGGAAGGTGGTTGCTTTCTCCATCCTTTTCAGTAATAATTTGGCTAACCCACTTAACCTAATTTAATAATTTGGCTAACCCACTTAACCTAATTTCATCAATGTTAGCCAAAACATTTCTTCTCATCACATTctaaaaaaagttcaaaattatGCCTCTTTTGCTCCAATAAACTTTTTAAACAGTTCAAATGTGGAGCAAACAGATGTAAAACTGAATTTCGACAAGGATTAATTCCCGGTTGGGAGGCCAGAATAAGAATC
It encodes the following:
- the LOC121202859 gene encoding myosin-11 isoform X2; this encodes MSSSSRGDGENSIDVEELLEIETRCRELRKEKEMLKESQPQGFELIRGLELHVKSLSEACTQDKKHIQKLERELKNCSQEIDYLQDQLSARNEEVKFLNDHVHNLEIKLADMEDLREKIDHLIGELNCSNSERLLLMQEMENKEEELRQSALCIEKLEESVSSMALESQCEIESLKLDITALEQMSLEAKKSEEENAQENSQMNVLIEELKVQLQNAHEIIEALEKENKALRGKLIASEKNAKIFCQNIKQWLKSKDRSQLDTDSVFGEPESIITISKDTSGCKGLFGALLSDVALVLESDSNSKEQVKSMSDQINEYELLVKQLKEELREQNLKAKEEAEDLAQEMAELRYQMTGLLEEECKRRVCIEQVSLQRIAELEAQIQKEARNSMAVVRHLRES
- the LOC121202859 gene encoding myosin-11 isoform X1, which gives rise to MSSSSRGDGENSIDVEELLEIETRCRELRKEKEMLKESQPQGFELIRGLELHVKSLSEACTQDKKHIQKLERELKNCSQEIDYLQDQLSARNEEVKFLNDHVHNLEIKLADMEDLREKIDHLIGELNCSNSERLLLMQEMENKEEELRQSALCIEKLEESVSSMALESQCEIESLKLDITALEQMSLEAKKSEEENAQENSQMNVLIEELKVQLQNAHEIIEALEKENKALRGKLIASEKNAKIFCQNIKQWLKSKDRSQLDTDSVFGEPESIITISKDTSSLYGTPFSVLSRKIDSGCKGLFGALLSDVALVLESDSNSKEQVKSMSDQINEYELLVKQLKEELREQNLKAKEEAEDLAQEMAELRYQMTGLLEEECKRRVCIEQVSLQRIAELEAQIQKEARNSMAVVRHLRES